Proteins encoded together in one Marispirochaeta sp. window:
- a CDS encoding ABC transporter substrate-binding protein produces the protein MKRFTYGIIFLLILSLAMPLFAGGNKEGDNIIQFAGSGGYPPFNFINEDNEVIGFDVDVAREIAERLGYELDYVTTAWDGIIEGLRAGRYNGILGSMAITPERQEVVDFSEPYYYSGAQLIVSKKSGINSPADLTGKHNVGLVTGTTFAQDAEKLGVNIKFYEDDNQTLMELINGRLHAVITDRVVGLNAMSKIQGGDNLTLAGELLRKEECAIAFQKDDPLRDKVNNILKEMREDGTLAKISENWFNGENITNP, from the coding sequence ATGAAAAGATTTACGTATGGAATTATTTTTCTGCTGATCCTGTCTCTTGCCATGCCTCTCTTCGCAGGAGGGAACAAAGAAGGGGACAATATAATTCAATTCGCCGGTTCAGGAGGCTACCCGCCATTTAATTTTATTAATGAAGATAACGAAGTAATCGGTTTTGACGTTGATGTGGCCAGGGAAATTGCAGAACGCCTGGGCTACGAACTGGATTATGTTACTACTGCCTGGGACGGAATAATAGAGGGCCTGAGGGCAGGCCGCTACAATGGGATCCTCGGCAGTATGGCCATAACTCCGGAACGGCAGGAGGTGGTCGACTTCTCTGAACCCTACTACTATTCAGGAGCCCAGTTAATCGTAAGCAAAAAATCAGGAATAAACTCCCCCGCAGATCTTACCGGAAAGCATAATGTGGGCCTGGTAACAGGAACAACCTTTGCCCAGGACGCAGAAAAGCTGGGAGTAAATATCAAATTTTACGAAGATGATAATCAGACCCTTATGGAGCTGATCAACGGGCGCCTGCATGCGGTCATTACCGACAGGGTCGTTGGCCTGAACGCCATGAGCAAGATTCAGGGCGGCGATAACCTTACCCTGGCAGGGGAGCTGCTGCGGAAGGAAGAGTGTGCAATAGCATTTCAGAAGGATGATCCCCTCAGAGACAAGGTCAATAATATTCTTAAGGAGATGCGAGAGGACGGAACGCTTGCCAAAATCAGCGAGAACTGGTTTAACGGCGAGAATATCACCAACCCGTAA
- a CDS encoding hemolysin III family protein yields MGKHHSKNSFHRWLQTRIPLKSDQSPGDEKINALTHLAGFILALFGTLPLILRAVEGGRPWMVFSASAYSLSMLVLYGASTMYHWARRDTTKRIGRIFDHLAIYLLIAGTYTPITFRIWEPEGPVILTILWAIVAIGFIIKILFWQRFKVFHVAVYLAMGWLIVFFWKPVTERIPREFLFWALAGGLSYTIGVAFYAQKRFPYHHAIWHLFVLGGSIFFYLGIYYHILV; encoded by the coding sequence ATGGGAAAACACCACAGTAAAAACAGTTTCCACCGCTGGCTGCAAACCAGGATTCCTCTGAAATCTGACCAATCCCCCGGAGATGAAAAAATAAACGCCCTGACCCATCTGGCAGGCTTCATTCTTGCTCTGTTCGGAACGTTGCCGCTTATCCTGCGGGCTGTCGAGGGAGGGCGTCCCTGGATGGTCTTCAGTGCTTCGGCCTATTCCCTCTCCATGCTCGTTCTCTATGGAGCCTCGACCATGTACCACTGGGCACGCCGGGACACAACCAAACGCATTGGACGCATCTTTGATCATCTTGCTATTTACCTGCTGATTGCCGGCACCTATACACCGATTACCTTTCGTATATGGGAGCCTGAAGGACCCGTCATTCTGACCATTCTCTGGGCAATTGTTGCAATCGGTTTTATAATCAAGATCCTCTTCTGGCAGCGATTCAAGGTTTTTCATGTCGCAGTCTATCTGGCAATGGGCTGGCTTATTGTATTCTTCTGGAAACCCGTTACAGAAAGGATTCCCCGGGAGTTTCTTTTCTGGGCCCTTGCCGGAGGACTGAGTTATACCATAGGGGTTGCTTTCTACGCACAAAAACGGTTCCCTTATCATCACGCTATCTGGCACCTCTTTGTTCTGGGAGGATCGATATTCTTTTACCTCGGGATTTATTATCACATTCTGGTGTAA
- a CDS encoding sodium/proline symporter, whose protein sequence is MINVAELTTFLVYFVLLLIVGYYFYKRTSNIEDYLLGGRKMGRWVTALSAQASDMSGWLLMGLPGAVYLYGINQSWIAIGLFIGTVVNWILVAPRLRVFTEKTNALTLSSFLEERFKDPTGLLRIISAIITLIFFTIYASSGLVGAGKLFESMFSIDYRIAVLIGGAIIVLYTFLGGFLAVCWTDLFQGSLMFVAVIAVPVMAFFSVGGSASIFEAMSAKGISGSLIPDTALPLVAIISTMAWGLGYFGQPHILARFMSIRSIKELPASTVIAVVWVAFSLFFAVLVGVVGIPMFDELSGGDHEKVFILMIREIFTPWLGGILMALFSRRTGWQAALAGMITGTIVLVVWERLGLGAVMYEIVPGFVANFAAILIVNQIIKIDGQDFAELFDAYREEVQA, encoded by the coding sequence ATGATCAATGTAGCAGAACTTACCACATTTCTTGTCTATTTTGTCCTCCTCCTGATTGTTGGTTACTACTTCTATAAGAGGACCTCCAATATTGAGGATTACCTGCTGGGAGGCAGAAAGATGGGCCGCTGGGTAACCGCGCTGTCGGCCCAGGCCAGCGACATGTCCGGCTGGCTCCTGATGGGGCTTCCTGGAGCGGTATACCTCTACGGTATAAACCAGAGCTGGATCGCAATCGGTTTGTTCATCGGAACCGTAGTCAACTGGATACTGGTGGCACCGCGGCTGCGGGTTTTTACCGAAAAAACCAACGCCCTGACCTTATCTTCATTCCTTGAAGAACGCTTCAAGGATCCAACGGGGCTTCTGCGTATCATTTCCGCAATAATTACCCTGATTTTCTTTACAATTTACGCCAGCTCCGGGCTGGTCGGGGCCGGCAAGCTCTTTGAATCGATGTTCAGCATCGATTACCGTATCGCGGTCCTGATCGGAGGGGCTATAATTGTTCTGTACACATTTCTTGGCGGTTTTCTTGCGGTCTGCTGGACCGACCTTTTTCAGGGCTCTCTGATGTTCGTTGCAGTAATAGCGGTTCCCGTGATGGCCTTCTTTTCCGTTGGCGGGAGTGCCTCCATTTTCGAAGCCATGTCGGCTAAAGGCATCTCCGGCAGCCTTATTCCGGATACGGCCCTGCCCCTGGTGGCAATTATCTCCACCATGGCCTGGGGTCTGGGCTATTTTGGACAACCCCATATTCTGGCCCGCTTCATGAGCATCAGATCGATAAAGGAACTCCCCGCATCTACAGTCATTGCAGTTGTGTGGGTTGCGTTCTCGCTGTTTTTTGCCGTTCTTGTAGGTGTAGTCGGTATTCCAATGTTCGATGAACTGTCCGGAGGGGATCATGAAAAGGTGTTCATATTGATGATCCGTGAGATATTCACCCCCTGGCTCGGCGGTATTCTGATGGCCCTCTTCTCCCGGCGCACAGGCTGGCAGGCTGCCCTGGCAGGCATGATCACCGGCACAATAGTGCTGGTTGTGTGGGAGCGCCTTGGCCTCGGAGCTGTAATGTACGAGATTGTACCGGGCTTTGTTGCCAACTTTGCCGCGATCCTTATCGTAAATCAAATCATAAAGATCGACGGGCAGGATTTTGCCGAACTCTTTGACGCGTATCGCGAAGAAGTCCAGGCATAG
- the pyk gene encoding pyruvate kinase produces the protein MEHSVTLTKTKIIGTIGPASNSVPVLEKMIEAGLDIVRMNFSHGDHEFHAQAVKNVQAAVASTGRPVAILADLCGPKIRLGDLEADIPVTAGEKLVITTKECVGAPGKVPTAYKRLAEDVQKGDTILIDDGLIRLEVLSSGGSEVLCTVKNSGVLKSRKGINLPGVKVSASSISEKDKNDLEFIISQPIDFVALSFVRSRDDIKELRWLMKDRGKLLPIIAKIEKPEAVADIDGIVAEADVIMVARGDLGVEMPTQDVPILQKMIIEKCNMHNTPVITATQMLESMITNPRPTRAEASDVANAVFDGTDAVMLSAETSVGISPVNAVGIMDQIVSAAESRPELLKKTSYLKRDHALSDAENICRAACIMAEEARASAIIAITKRGRTARMLSKYRISLPIIAFTETEETLRYMKILWGVHGELMDNVGETDATLQKARKLALDMGHVKRGDKVVYVAGIPLIESPSANMLKTETV, from the coding sequence ATGGAACATTCCGTAACCCTGACAAAAACAAAAATCATCGGAACAATCGGACCGGCATCCAACAGCGTTCCGGTACTGGAAAAGATGATCGAAGCGGGGCTCGATATTGTGAGGATGAATTTTTCTCATGGAGACCACGAGTTTCACGCCCAGGCTGTGAAAAATGTGCAGGCCGCGGTCGCCTCGACAGGGCGTCCTGTGGCTATCCTTGCGGATCTCTGTGGTCCCAAAATCCGGCTTGGTGACCTTGAAGCCGATATTCCGGTAACCGCCGGAGAGAAGCTTGTTATAACGACAAAAGAATGCGTCGGTGCTCCCGGAAAGGTGCCTACCGCATATAAGCGATTGGCTGAAGATGTCCAAAAGGGGGATACCATCCTTATTGATGACGGACTTATCCGCCTGGAGGTCCTCTCTTCCGGAGGAAGTGAAGTCCTCTGCACGGTAAAGAACTCAGGTGTGCTGAAGTCCCGTAAGGGGATAAATCTGCCGGGGGTAAAGGTCAGTGCATCGTCGATTTCCGAAAAGGACAAGAATGACCTGGAGTTTATCATCAGTCAGCCCATCGATTTTGTGGCCCTCTCCTTTGTACGCAGCCGTGACGATATCAAGGAGCTGCGCTGGTTGATGAAGGACCGCGGAAAGCTGCTGCCCATAATCGCCAAAATAGAAAAGCCCGAAGCGGTTGCCGACATTGACGGTATTGTTGCCGAAGCAGACGTAATTATGGTTGCCCGGGGTGATCTCGGGGTGGAGATGCCCACCCAGGACGTGCCCATTTTACAGAAGATGATCATCGAAAAGTGCAATATGCATAATACGCCGGTTATTACCGCCACCCAGATGCTGGAGTCGATGATCACAAACCCCCGGCCGACCAGAGCCGAGGCCAGCGATGTAGCCAACGCTGTTTTCGATGGTACCGATGCCGTAATGCTCTCTGCCGAGACTTCAGTGGGAATCAGCCCGGTAAACGCGGTGGGCATTATGGACCAAATAGTTTCCGCTGCCGAATCTCGGCCGGAACTCCTGAAAAAGACCTCCTATCTTAAACGGGACCATGCCCTGAGCGATGCGGAGAATATCTGTCGCGCTGCTTGCATAATGGCCGAAGAGGCCCGCGCCTCGGCGATTATCGCCATTACCAAGCGGGGAAGGACCGCCCGGATGCTCTCCAAGTACCGGATATCCCTTCCGATTATTGCGTTCACCGAGACAGAGGAGACCCTGCGCTACATGAAAATACTCTGGGGAGTACATGGGGAACTGATGGACAATGTGGGTGAGACCGATGCCACCCTGCAGAAAGCCCGTAAGTTGGCCCTGGATATGGGCCACGTAAAGCGGGGAGACAAGGTTGTCTACGTGGCGGGAATTCCCCTTATCGAGAGTCCCAGTGCCAATATGCTGAAGACTGAAACGGTATAA
- the zwf gene encoding glucose-6-phosphate dehydrogenase produces MPVSDSAIIILGASGDLAKRKLIPALERLFHKKEIDDTCRVIGSGRTPFSHDSFRAHFDRDREFSQLLYYHQGIEGIREFVYALKNFKRIIIFFSLPPKVYADTSEALYKEGFRDETTLIIEKPFGYDLDSARQLNADLQRCFNELQIFRIDHYLAKEAVQNILVFRFANAIFYPVWNSRYIESIQINALEDIGVEDRGAYFDGAGIIRDMVQNHLMQLLSLLTMEAPVNLEAEEIRIQKMQILKALEIKRWAKMQYQGYHDEKGVPQNSKTETYAELEMTINNFRWNGIPVYIRTGKAVHRKGTEIGIRFKKGPQLLYNTAGQIPPNQIIFNIQPDAGILMDFMAREPGGSGRISSTNMTFCYSNSFLDAEIPEAYQKLLLDAIRGDRTLFISAEETELSWEKFAPTLQDETPGTYERGTLPPSPLGIDWIDFDKYGSACRLD; encoded by the coding sequence ATGCCCGTTAGTGATTCTGCAATTATTATACTGGGAGCCTCCGGCGACCTGGCCAAGCGCAAGCTGATCCCCGCCCTGGAACGCCTGTTCCACAAAAAAGAGATTGATGATACCTGCCGTGTCATTGGGTCCGGAAGAACCCCTTTCAGCCATGACAGTTTTCGAGCCCACTTTGACAGGGACCGGGAATTCAGTCAGCTGCTTTACTACCACCAGGGAATAGAGGGTATACGGGAGTTTGTCTACGCCCTCAAGAATTTTAAGCGAATCATCATCTTTTTTTCCCTTCCTCCCAAGGTCTACGCCGACACCTCCGAGGCCCTTTATAAGGAGGGTTTTCGAGACGAGACTACCCTTATAATTGAAAAGCCCTTTGGTTATGACCTCGATAGCGCCCGTCAACTTAATGCAGATCTTCAGCGCTGCTTCAATGAGCTTCAGATCTTTCGGATTGACCACTACCTGGCAAAAGAGGCGGTCCAGAATATCCTGGTGTTCCGTTTTGCCAACGCCATCTTCTACCCTGTCTGGAACTCCCGCTACATTGAGTCGATCCAGATCAATGCCCTGGAAGACATCGGGGTTGAAGATCGGGGGGCCTATTTTGACGGAGCGGGAATAATACGCGATATGGTACAAAACCACCTGATGCAGCTTTTATCCCTGCTGACAATGGAGGCCCCGGTAAACCTGGAAGCGGAGGAGATCCGGATCCAGAAAATGCAGATCCTCAAGGCTCTTGAAATCAAACGCTGGGCAAAGATGCAGTACCAGGGATATCATGACGAAAAAGGTGTGCCCCAGAACTCAAAAACCGAAACATACGCCGAACTGGAGATGACGATCAACAACTTCCGCTGGAACGGCATTCCCGTGTATATACGCACAGGCAAGGCAGTGCACCGCAAGGGCACGGAGATCGGAATCCGCTTTAAAAAGGGCCCCCAACTGCTCTATAACACCGCCGGACAGATTCCGCCGAATCAGATCATATTTAACATACAGCCGGATGCCGGTATTCTGATGGACTTTATGGCCAGGGAACCGGGAGGCAGCGGCAGGATAAGCTCCACCAATATGACCTTCTGCTATTCAAACAGCTTTCTGGATGCGGAAATCCCCGAGGCCTACCAAAAGCTTCTGCTTGACGCCATACGGGGAGACCGGACCCTTTTTATCAGTGCCGAAGAGACAGAACTCTCCTGGGAAAAGTTTGCTCCGACCCTGCAGGACGAAACGCCGGGAACCTACGAACGGGGGACTTTACCCCCCTCGCCGCTGGGAATCGACTGGATTGATTTTGACAAATACGGTTCCGCCTGCCGGCTGGATTAA
- a CDS encoding helix-turn-helix transcriptional regulator, whose amino-acid sequence MEILPEPPFDGCTLSMINCAETLMIVYSNKGLRRYDAYPERIRRRRVWEFQAVLQGKIRPVLASGLEKAAARTLWIFGPDNMHGWRGSGSPQDMNAEIAVVHYDIVPKELEQYCRRDGWLSVSLSASEAEWLRKEARAAYDHFFNPLRITPIYFQQLLLNLTFFVLEKKDDFLQPDDRPQAARIVARARSIYESKMEYGISVEQVAKESGVSVSHLRRLFQQQEGKSPAAVFSEMRVQRALELLVRTRIPVTEIALTCGFSSHSAFSRTFHRYTGISPRQARKAGPRGMRQEG is encoded by the coding sequence ATGGAGATTCTACCGGAACCTCCCTTTGACGGCTGTACACTATCAATGATAAACTGTGCCGAAACGCTCATGATTGTCTATTCTAACAAGGGATTGCGGCGGTATGACGCCTATCCGGAAAGGATCCGGCGGCGCAGGGTCTGGGAGTTCCAGGCAGTGCTGCAAGGAAAAATTCGCCCCGTACTTGCATCCGGACTTGAAAAGGCCGCGGCTCGGACTCTCTGGATATTCGGCCCCGACAATATGCACGGCTGGCGCGGCAGCGGGAGTCCTCAGGATATGAATGCCGAGATTGCGGTTGTTCATTACGATATTGTACCCAAGGAACTGGAGCAGTATTGCCGCCGGGACGGCTGGCTTTCAGTTTCCCTGAGTGCGTCTGAAGCCGAATGGCTCAGAAAGGAGGCCCGCGCGGCGTATGACCACTTTTTTAATCCCTTAAGAATAACGCCGATTTATTTTCAGCAGCTGCTGTTGAATCTGACCTTTTTTGTTCTGGAAAAAAAGGATGACTTTCTGCAGCCCGATGACCGTCCTCAGGCTGCGCGGATTGTAGCCAGAGCCAGGAGTATCTATGAGTCGAAAATGGAGTACGGCATAAGCGTTGAACAGGTGGCCAAAGAGAGCGGGGTAAGCGTCAGCCACCTGCGGCGTCTGTTTCAGCAGCAGGAGGGAAAGAGCCCTGCTGCCGTATTTTCAGAGATGCGGGTGCAACGGGCTCTGGAGCTCCTGGTCCGTACCCGGATTCCGGTAACCGAGATAGCTTTAACCTGTGGTTTCTCATCCCACAGCGCCTTCAGCCGGACTTTTCACCGCTATACGGGCATCAGTCCACGTCAGGCGCGGAAAGCCGGGCCCAGGGGTATGAGACAGGAAGGGTAG
- a CDS encoding amino acid ABC transporter permease produces the protein MTNLFDTLISKFPWDLSIIVKRFPFFWEAAMVTLTITALGIIVGMIIGLIMALFRISHNRFLKSIARIYIFVIRGTPLLLQLFIIYYGLTALVTIPPFPSAVIALAVHNGAYIGEIFRGAIVSIDRGQMEAARSIGMTHSKAMSRIIMPQAFKRAIPPLGNQFIIALKDSSLASTVTVPELLLKGRQLGSSSFKYMEMLVIVAIYYLILTTIFNIIVSKTEKRFALGSKEQGKIW, from the coding sequence TTGACTAATCTGTTCGACACCCTGATTTCCAAATTTCCATGGGACTTGTCGATTATCGTAAAGCGGTTTCCCTTTTTCTGGGAAGCCGCCATGGTTACTCTGACGATAACTGCATTGGGGATCATTGTCGGTATGATCATCGGCCTGATAATGGCCCTGTTTCGAATATCCCATAACCGATTTCTTAAATCCATCGCCCGGATCTACATTTTTGTTATCCGCGGTACCCCGCTTCTGCTGCAGCTCTTCATTATCTACTACGGACTTACAGCCCTCGTTACTATTCCGCCGTTTCCCTCAGCGGTTATTGCATTGGCTGTTCACAACGGCGCTTATATAGGCGAGATTTTCCGGGGCGCTATTGTTTCTATAGATCGGGGACAGATGGAAGCGGCGCGCTCGATCGGAATGACCCACTCCAAGGCAATGAGCCGTATTATTATGCCCCAGGCTTTCAAGCGGGCCATACCGCCTTTAGGAAACCAGTTCATAATTGCTCTTAAGGACTCGTCCCTGGCAAGCACCGTGACAGTTCCCGAACTGCTGTTGAAAGGGCGTCAGTTGGGATCATCATCCTTTAAGTACATGGAGATGCTGGTCATTGTAGCAATTTACTATCTTATTCTTACCACCATCTTTAATATCATCGTCAGCAAAACGGAAAAACGCTTCGCCCTTGGAAGCAAGGAGCAGGGGAAAATATGGTAG
- a CDS encoding RluA family pseudouridine synthase: protein MSRRLTVIAPHEAGVSLVSWLAGRFTYHDSAGWEAELEDRRVLVDGEPAEGHMVLRRGMRVSYDPPAVPEPEVNREYRIVRENPDFLVVNKPPDLPVHPGGIYLHNTLQSMLSARYGTVYLISRLDRETSGLMLIARNAGSADYLYRQQRKRKILKEYLCLVHGDFPPFRDARGWLMKSEKSAVRKKRIFMEDPAAEDPGDAGSPGRSYCRTELFLESRKNGLSLLRCRLHTGKTHQIRASLCSLGFPLVGDKIYGRDETLFLRFIKGELTEEDQKCLLFPHQALFSARLSFCFSPSNIVVDVSAEPPFWTQSLFARPYSGSD, encoded by the coding sequence GTGTCCCGCAGGCTGACGGTCATTGCCCCTCATGAAGCGGGAGTCTCCCTGGTTAGCTGGCTCGCCGGGCGTTTTACGTATCATGATTCAGCCGGATGGGAAGCTGAACTGGAAGATCGACGTGTTCTGGTGGATGGAGAACCCGCCGAAGGTCATATGGTACTGCGCCGGGGAATGCGCGTCAGCTATGATCCTCCGGCAGTTCCGGAACCGGAGGTAAACAGGGAATACCGAATTGTCCGGGAAAACCCGGATTTTCTGGTGGTCAACAAACCTCCTGATCTTCCTGTTCATCCGGGGGGTATCTATCTTCATAACACACTGCAGAGCATGCTCTCGGCCAGGTACGGGACAGTGTACCTGATCAGCCGTCTGGATCGGGAGACCTCGGGGCTTATGCTGATTGCCCGAAACGCAGGCAGTGCTGATTACCTCTATCGGCAGCAGCGGAAACGAAAAATACTAAAGGAGTACCTTTGCCTGGTGCATGGTGATTTTCCACCCTTTCGGGATGCCAGGGGCTGGCTGATGAAATCGGAAAAGAGCGCAGTACGGAAAAAGCGCATCTTTATGGAAGATCCCGCTGCAGAAGACCCCGGTGACGCGGGAAGCCCCGGCAGAAGTTACTGTCGTACCGAGCTGTTTCTGGAAAGCAGAAAAAACGGATTATCCCTTCTGCGCTGCAGGCTGCACACCGGTAAAACCCACCAGATCCGGGCGAGCCTCTGTTCCCTGGGTTTTCCGCTGGTAGGGGACAAGATCTACGGTCGGGATGAAACACTTTTTCTGCGCTTCATAAAAGGGGAGCTGACCGAGGAAGACCAAAAGTGTCTGCTGTTTCCGCATCAGGCTCTATTCAGCGCACGCCTTTCCTTTTGTTTTTCTCCTTCCAATATAGTGGTGGATGTAAGCGCAGAACCCCCTTTCTGGACTCAGAGCTTGTTCGCAAGACCGTATTCTGGTTCAGATTAA
- a CDS encoding chloride channel protein has product MAHTNSPVQISEESSHLNKTIYVSLLSVLVGIVAGFGAVGFRYLIGFFHNLFFYGTFSFFYDSEVPFVSRWGLFVVLVPALGIALANWITEKWAPEAKGHGVPEVMVAVMEERGVIRPVVALVKSLASAITIGAGGSVGREGPIVQIGASFGSTLGQVLKLSPREVIILVGAGVAGSIGATFNAPIGGIIFAIELILPEYSIMTIMPLVISSTIATHVSLLILGNSPAFTLPMYQFVSTYELSFYLVLGVLAGFVSIGFISVLYKTEDFFDELPINSTVKALAGGALVGLIGYVLFRIFGEYYVYGVGYAFLTEVLANSVPIVLLLLVLLAAKIAANALTLAAGGSGGIFAPSLFLGAAVGAIVGLGVKSLFPELTACPSAYAIVGMAAVVAGTTGASLTAIIMIFEMTRNYEIMLPLMLSVVVAHFITAKFYRETIYTKKLTRRGIKIQLDKRIPIFRTVRVGDIMKTDLVSCNPASRVGEVSRVMHENGIGLMPVIHEGQVIGTISYEELFRSGCRKEESIKSLFARKEININLNSDLYEALNRMKKERSNLLVVTDVAAPAGFVTRNMIISSYLVKREGL; this is encoded by the coding sequence ATGGCACACACGAACAGTCCTGTTCAGATTTCGGAGGAAAGCTCTCATTTAAATAAAACCATCTATGTAAGCCTCTTATCGGTTCTTGTCGGTATTGTGGCCGGTTTCGGGGCCGTCGGGTTCCGTTATTTAATCGGTTTTTTTCACAACCTTTTTTTTTACGGCACCTTCTCGTTTTTTTATGATTCTGAGGTCCCTTTTGTCAGTCGCTGGGGACTTTTTGTCGTGCTGGTTCCGGCGCTGGGGATTGCCCTGGCCAACTGGATTACTGAAAAATGGGCCCCCGAGGCCAAGGGTCATGGAGTTCCGGAAGTCATGGTGGCGGTTATGGAAGAACGGGGTGTCATTCGTCCGGTCGTTGCCCTGGTAAAGTCACTGGCCTCGGCGATAACCATCGGCGCCGGCGGTTCCGTGGGACGGGAAGGACCCATTGTGCAGATAGGCGCCAGTTTCGGATCCACACTGGGGCAGGTGCTTAAGCTTTCTCCCCGGGAAGTTATTATTCTGGTGGGTGCCGGGGTCGCCGGCAGTATCGGCGCCACCTTTAACGCTCCCATTGGCGGTATAATCTTTGCTATCGAACTTATACTGCCGGAATACAGCATTATGACCATAATGCCCCTTGTGATATCTTCTACTATTGCCACTCATGTGTCTCTGCTGATCCTTGGAAATTCTCCGGCCTTTACCTTGCCCATGTACCAGTTTGTTTCGACCTATGAACTCTCTTTTTATCTTGTCCTGGGGGTCCTGGCGGGATTTGTGTCCATTGGTTTTATTTCTGTTCTTTATAAAACCGAAGATTTTTTCGATGAATTGCCGATCAATTCCACTGTAAAAGCCCTGGCCGGCGGAGCTCTTGTCGGTCTGATCGGGTATGTCCTGTTTCGAATCTTTGGTGAGTATTATGTGTACGGTGTCGGTTATGCCTTTCTTACCGAAGTTCTTGCCAACAGCGTTCCCATTGTTCTGCTGCTCCTGGTGCTGCTGGCGGCAAAGATCGCGGCCAATGCCCTGACCCTGGCTGCCGGTGGATCCGGAGGCATTTTTGCCCCCTCCCTGTTTCTTGGGGCAGCCGTTGGAGCCATTGTAGGTCTCGGGGTAAAAAGTCTTTTTCCTGAGCTGACCGCCTGTCCGTCGGCCTACGCTATAGTCGGTATGGCCGCTGTGGTTGCCGGAACAACCGGAGCGAGTTTAACGGCAATTATAATGATTTTTGAAATGACGCGGAACTATGAAATCATGCTTCCACTGATGTTGAGTGTTGTGGTTGCGCACTTTATCACCGCGAAATTTTATCGCGAAACAATCTATACCAAGAAACTGACCCGTCGGGGGATTAAAATCCAGCTGGACAAGCGAATTCCTATTTTCCGGACTGTACGGGTCGGAGACATCATGAAGACCGATCTTGTTTCGTGTAATCCTGCATCCCGGGTTGGAGAGGTCTCGAGAGTGATGCACGAAAATGGGATCGGGCTAATGCCGGTTATTCATGAAGGTCAGGTGATCGGAACAATCAGTTACGAAGAACTGTTTCGTTCTGGCTGCCGGAAAGAGGAGAGCATAAAGAGCCTGTTTGCGCGAAAAGAGATAAACATAAACCTGAATTCTGACCTGTATGAAGCTTTGAACAGAATGAAGAAAGAGCGCAGTAACTTGCTTGTGGTAACCGATGTCGCGGCGCCGGCAGGCTTCGTGACCCGCAATATGATAATCTCGTCGTATCTGGTAAAACGGGAAGGGCTGTAA
- a CDS encoding amino acid ABC transporter ATP-binding protein → MVVELKNINKWFGDLHVLKGIDLTIKENEVVVIIGPSGSGKSTLLRCINFLEIPQKGTVSMNGKVIHAKRHDINAVRRDVGMVFQHFHLFPHKTVLGNVIEGPTQVKGLPKAKAEKEGLELLEKVGLSDKADAYPSMLSGGQKQRVAIARALSMNPGVMLFDEPTSALDPELVGEVINVMEDLAKEGMTMAVVTHEIWFAKEAAHRVVVMDEGKIIEEGSPEVIFSDPKEERTRQFLQQVMNF, encoded by the coding sequence ATGGTAGTAGAATTGAAGAACATAAATAAATGGTTCGGAGACCTGCATGTCCTGAAGGGGATAGATCTTACCATCAAGGAAAACGAGGTTGTGGTAATAATCGGACCCAGCGGTTCCGGAAAAAGTACCCTGCTGCGCTGCATCAATTTCCTCGAGATTCCCCAGAAGGGGACCGTCAGTATGAACGGCAAGGTGATCCATGCCAAACGGCACGATATCAACGCTGTGCGACGGGACGTCGGTATGGTCTTTCAGCATTTTCATCTGTTTCCCCACAAAACGGTTCTGGGTAACGTAATCGAAGGGCCCACCCAGGTTAAAGGACTTCCCAAAGCGAAAGCCGAAAAAGAAGGTCTTGAACTGCTGGAAAAGGTTGGCCTTTCCGACAAAGCGGACGCCTACCCGTCAATGCTTTCGGGCGGGCAAAAGCAGAGAGTCGCAATTGCAAGAGCCCTTTCCATGAATCCCGGGGTCATGCTCTTTGATGAACCGACCTCCGCCCTGGACCCTGAACTTGTGGGTGAGGTAATTAACGTTATGGAAGATCTGGCCAAAGAAGGCATGACAATGGCCGTGGTCACCCATGAGATCTGGTTCGCGAAAGAAGCGGCCCATCGGGTTGTCGTTATGGACGAAGGAAAAATAATTGAAGAAGGATCACCGGAGGTCATATTCTCTGACCCGAAAGAAGAACGGACCAGACAGTTCCTTCAGCAGGTAATGAATTTTTAA